AAGTAAGATGTGCGCTTCATCCGCTTCACGCTCTGAACGAAGACGGCTTTCTTCTAATGACGCAATCATCGACTCAACTTCGTGACGATCAGTGCCTGTAAACGACTTCGCACGGTCAATCACGGTGTTTGTTAGCCCTAAACGCTTTGAGATTTCAAAAGCATTCGAACGTCCCGGTACACCGATCAGTAGACGATAGGTTGGACTCAGTGTTTCGATATCAAACTCGACACTGGCGTTCACTACTAGCGGACGGTTATAGCCATACGCTTTTAACTCCGGATAATGCGTCGTTGCCATGACACGGGCACCACGGTCTACCACTTCATCTAAAATAGAAATCGCTAGGGCCGCCCCTTCTTGAGGATCCGTACCCGCACCTAATTCATCGAATAGTACGAGTGATTTTTCATCAAATTTACTTAAAATATCAACAATGTTCACCATATGAGAGGAGAACGTTGACAGTGACTGTTCAATCGATTGCTCATCACCGATATCCGCAAAAATTTGATCGAACACCGAAAGCTCCGAACCATCAAGTGCAGGCACTGGTAAGCCAGACTGCGCCATTAACGTACAAAGACCAACTGTTTTCAACGTAACCGTTTTACCACCTGTATTTGGACCCGTGATAACGATTGCCGTTACATCACGCCCAAATTCGATTGTGTTTGCGACCGCCTCTTCAATTGCTAAAAGTGGGTGGCGTGCACGTACTAAACGTGTATAGCCGTCTTGATTCATTTTCGGCATCGTACATTTATTTGCTTGACCATACTTGCCTTTTGCCAAAATGACATCCACTTCACCTAGTAGCTGCACTAAAACAAACAGGTCATGGGCAACTTCCGCTACCTTTGCTGTTAGCTCTAATAAAATACGCTCAATCTCAGCTTTTTCTTTCACTTTTAGACGTTGCACTTCATTATTGGCCTGAATTACTGACTCCGGCTCAATGAATAATGTTTGCCCAGATGCAGATTGGTCATGCACAATCCCACCGTAATGCGAACGGTATTCTTGTTTTACTGGAATAACAAAGCGGTCATTACGAATGGTAACAATCGCGTCTGATAGCATTTTTGTGGCATTCGAACCGCGCGTTAAGCTCTCTAATCTTTGACGTACCTTTGACTCCTCAGAACGCAGTGACTGACGAATCGAGCGCAGTGTAGCACTCGCAGAATCCAGTACTGTTCCGTTATCATCAATACAGTCATTAATTTCATGCTGCAATGCTGTGAGTACCGGCATTTGTTCTTTACGCTCACTAAAATGAGGAATCTCAATGGCCTTTTCTGATTCAATATCTTCAATGAAATTACGCAAAATACGACTTGCACGAATGGTGCTTGCGATTTCCATTAATTCCATTGGGCTCAGCATGCCGCCGATTTGTGAGCGACGTGCATGTGGACGCACATCAAAAATACCGCCTAATGGTACATTGCCTTTCACGCGTAAAATCGCTAGGCCTTCATCCATTTCGGCTAATAATTCAACGACAGTTTCAAAATTCGTTTCAGGTACTAACTCTTCAATCGCTTGCTTCCCAATTGAGTTCGTACAAAATGCCGCAACTTGTTCGCGGACTTTATCAAATTCTAGTGTTTTCAATGCTCGCTGTTCGATCATGAAAAACACCTCCTAGTACTATTATTTATTTTTCATTAAGAAAAGTGCATTCGCGCCCGTTTAGCCCCGACAGACATTGGAGGACCCGTCGCAAAAGTAAACGTTCCACCACTTTTGCAGGAGGGTTCGAAATGGCCAAGGGGCTGGCGCGAAGGCCTAGACACTGCTATAAAGGTGAAATTTTATATTTACTTATCTTTTAATAAAGGCTTCAAATTGCTCTTTTGACCATGTATTGACGATTAACTCTTTATTTAACCATGCTTTTTGTGCATATTTCACGCCGATTTCCATAAAGCGCAACTGATCAATCGCATGCGCATCGGTATTAATCGCGACTTTCACATTTTTCTCCATCGCTAGCTGTAAATGCTCGATGCATAAATCTAAACGGTATGGATTGGCGTTCAGCTCTACTATTTTACCATGCTCCGCTGCCCAATCAATTAAAAGTGGCACATCAGGGTCATAGCCACCACGTTCACCAACGATTCGACCTGTTGGATGTGCAATCATATGCACGTACGGATTTTCTACAGCCGTTTTTAAACGTGCCATAATTTTATCCTGAGATTGTGTGAAGCTTGAGTGAATCGACGCAATGACAAAGTCTAGCTCTTTTAGTACATCATCATCAAAATCTAAGGTACCATCTGGTAAAATGTCCATTTCTGTCCCGTGGTATAAGCGGAACTTTGGATTTTTTTCATTAAATGCATAAATATCGAGTTTTTGCTGCGCTAAACGCTCTGGCGTTAAACCGTTTGCCACTTTTAAATATTGTGAGTGGTCGGTAATGACTGCGTGTGTATAGCCCTTAGCTATGAGCGCTTGGCCCATTTCCTCTACGTTATGCGCACCGTCTGACCATGTTGTATGCATGTGTAAATCGGAGACGATATCTTGTAATTGCACTAACCCATCCAACTCGTCTAAACGGTCTAGCTCTTTTCCACTTTCACGCACAGTCGGCGGAATGAACGGTAAATCAAAGTGTGCGAAAAACTGCTCTTCGGTTTCAAATGTTACAACCGAGCCATCTTCTTGCTCAACACCGTATTCACTAATCTTTTTTCCCATTGATTTCGCCAGCTGACGCATACGGACGTTATGATCCTTGGAACCGGTAAAGTGATGTAAAGCCGTCGCATATTCTTCACGCTTTACTAAACGGAAATCGACACTAATCGGCTCTTCGCGGTCTAAAACAACAGATACCTTCGTATCCCCCGCTGCAATTGTTTCTAAAATGGCTAAGCGTGTTAAAATTGCCTCTCGTACGACTTCATATGCACTTGTAGCAACGATAAAGTCAATATCCTTACTCGTTTCTGCTACACGTCGGAAGCTGCCGGCTACCGAGAACTTCTCCACTTCCGGTATACTTTCCAGTAACGCATTAATTTCAAGTACTGCCGGCTCAAGCTGCCAAATCGGTAAACGTTCTTTGCGTGTGCCAAAGTTTTCAAGCTCTTTTAAAATTTTCTCTTCCGTCTTTGCCGCAAAGCCTGCTAATTCACGGACTTTCCCTGCCTCACATGCCGCTTTTAACGATTCTGCATCTGTGATAGTTAACTCTTGATAGAGCTTCGCCAGTTTTTTCCCGCCTAAGCCAGGTAGCTTCATTAAGGGTACAAGCCCTTTTGGTACAATGGCTTCCAATTCTTTTAGTGTGGAAGATTTCCCTGTTTCCACTAATTCTAAAATCACCGCAGCTGTCCCTTTACCAATGCCTTTAATAGCCGTAATATCCTCAATTTCACTTAGACTTCGCTCGTCTGCTTCAAGTGCGGCAGCCGCTTTACGAAATGCCGATACCTTAAACGGATTTTCAGCTTGTAATTCCATATATAACGCAATTTTTTCTAATGTGCGAATAATGATCTTTTTATTCATAATAATACCCCTCTCTTTAAAAAAGCCTCCCCCGAAAATCGAGAGAAGCTTTCACATGATTTTTAGATTCGGCTTTCACTTCATTTTAGTAGGTAGTAAGCACCTGGTGAATTAAGGTAACTCTAATTTTTATAAATATACCACCAGTTTTGGAAGATGCTCGTGATCACTGGTGTATGTTCGAGTATTAGCCCTGTTAAGAACGAGCTGTCGACAATCGATTGAATCGATTCAATCGGTAGTAATGCAATGACATATAACCCGATAAATAAAATAATGTAGGCCTCAATAAAGCATAGCACCGCACCTAATACGTAGTTTACCGAACTTAGTACAGGTAAATACGTTAAAAAATCAAACATCGAACCTAAAATTTGTAAAGCAATTTTCACCGCAAAGAAAATCAGTGCAAAGGCAAATACACGGTAAAACGTACGATCGACATCCAGTGAATCTAGCACTAGAGTCATCGTGGAACCTTCCGTAAAGCCTGGATACGGAATCCATAGCACAAATTTATCAGCAAGTGGCTTATAGTAAATAATCGCGACTACTAGCGCAATTAAAAAGCTTGCGATATTGATTAATTGCACAATTAATCCACGCTTGGCACCAATAATTAAACTAATAATAAAGACTGCAAGAATAAATAAATCTAACATGTATGTCAACCCTTCAACTGTTTCAATTGTTCTTCTAATTGTTCATATTGCTCTTTTAATAATAAATAATCGTGAACGGAATTCACTGCTGTTAAGACAGCAAGCTTGGCACTATCTAATGACGGATTCAGTCCGCTAATTTCACGCATCTTGTCGTCAACAATCGACGCGACTAATCGCATATGACCTGTTGATTCTGTTCCTACCATTTTATATGTATGCCCATAGATTTCTACGGATATGCGATTCTTTTCTTGCTCAGCCAAAGTAACCCCTCCAAAAAAGAAGATATAAACAGTCATCAACACCGCGATTTTGAATTATTTGCATGTTGTGCACGTCTGATTTCTGTTGTTATTAAAACGATGCCATTTTTATATTGTACATCATATCATTTCCAATTTCATTATCGCAACCGTATGCCTGTATTGTCTATCGGAATTAGCAAAACAATATGTCATTTTCACTTTTTTACAATTCACGCTATACTTGTGTTAACTTACGTTAATGAAAGGAATTCCTATGACAAATATTGTTTTACAAGTTTCTTCTGCGATTCAACAAAAAATTAAAATGCATTATCAAACTTCGTTAATCGAACGCAAGGCACCGGGTGTCATTTTCGCAGCTAAGCTTGCTGATACCGCCATTACCGCTTATAAATCCGGCAAGGTGATGTTTCAAGGTGCTGGTGCGCAGCGTGAAGCCGCACGTTGGTCTACGGGCGCTACCACAACGACATCAAAAATAACGAACACAAAAGGCGACAAACTACCTGAAAACTTTGCAACATTTTCTGTGATTGGCTCAGACGAAACCGGCACCGGCGATTATTTCGGACCTGTCACCGTTGCAGCGGTTTACGTGCCGGCTGATAAAATTGCACTTGTACAGGAGCTTGGTGTTAAAGATTCGAAGCAATTAACGGACGAGTATATGCGTAAGGTTGCACCAGACTTAATGAAAGTTTGTCCTCACAGCATTTTAACGCTACGTAATGATAAGTATAATGCCATCCAAGCACGTGGCTATTCACAAGGGAAAATCAAAGCGCTGTTACACAATCAAGCGTTAAAGCATGTATTAACAAAAATCGCACCCGATAAACCCGATTATATTTTAATCGACCAATTTGCTGAGCGCGGCATCTACTATAATCATATTAAAAACGAAAAACAAATTATTCGTGAAAATGTACTTTTTTCTACAAAAGCGGAAAATTTACATGTTGCAGTTGCTACAGCTTCGATTTTAGCGCGCTATGCATTTTTAAAAGAAATGGATCATCTAGCTGAAATTGTTGGCTTTCCCATACAAAAAGGCGCAAGCGGCAAAGTAGATGAAATGGCTGCAAAAATTTGGTTAAAGCACGGCGAAGAAACGCTGAAATCCATGACAAAGTGGCACTTCGCCAACACAGAAAAAGCACGAAAATTACTCCAAAAAAAGAAGGGATGAAACGTATTTTTCATCCCTTTCGTGTTATTTTTCTGTAATCGCGAAATAATTACCTTCATCATCGGCAAAGTTAAATACTTTGCCAAACTCCATACTCACCAGTTCTCC
The sequence above is a segment of the Solibacillus sp. FSL H8-0523 genome. Coding sequences within it:
- a CDS encoding endonuclease MutS2; the encoded protein is MIEQRALKTLEFDKVREQVAAFCTNSIGKQAIEELVPETNFETVVELLAEMDEGLAILRVKGNVPLGGIFDVRPHARRSQIGGMLSPMELMEIASTIRASRILRNFIEDIESEKAIEIPHFSERKEQMPVLTALQHEINDCIDDNGTVLDSASATLRSIRQSLRSEESKVRQRLESLTRGSNATKMLSDAIVTIRNDRFVIPVKQEYRSHYGGIVHDQSASGQTLFIEPESVIQANNEVQRLKVKEKAEIERILLELTAKVAEVAHDLFVLVQLLGEVDVILAKGKYGQANKCTMPKMNQDGYTRLVRARHPLLAIEEAVANTIEFGRDVTAIVITGPNTGGKTVTLKTVGLCTLMAQSGLPVPALDGSELSVFDQIFADIGDEQSIEQSLSTFSSHMVNIVDILSKFDEKSLVLFDELGAGTDPQEGAALAISILDEVVDRGARVMATTHYPELKAYGYNRPLVVNASVEFDIETLSPTYRLLIGVPGRSNAFEISKRLGLTNTVIDRAKSFTGTDRHEVESMIASLEESRLRSEREADEAHILLEDAAQIRAELETRLRTYDEKKESLEKKAKDKARKIVDEAKREAESIIEELRKMKADAAANVKEHELIDAKKRLDEAAPQENKVLQKAVAVRERKQNLQVGDEVRVLSYGQKGTILDQSGDEWVVQIGILKMKLPDSDLEYIKPEKEKVTRASMNVKNRNSHVKLELDLRGERYEDALILTEKYLDDALLANYPRVSIIHGKGTGALRQGIQSFLKKNKRVKSYRYGEAGEGGFGVTVVELK
- the rnhC gene encoding ribonuclease HIII, translated to MTNIVLQVSSAIQQKIKMHYQTSLIERKAPGVIFAAKLADTAITAYKSGKVMFQGAGAQREAARWSTGATTTTSKITNTKGDKLPENFATFSVIGSDETGTGDYFGPVTVAAVYVPADKIALVQELGVKDSKQLTDEYMRKVAPDLMKVCPHSILTLRNDKYNAIQARGYSQGKIKALLHNQALKHVLTKIAPDKPDYILIDQFAERGIYYNHIKNEKQIIRENVLFSTKAENLHVAVATASILARYAFLKEMDHLAEIVGFPIQKGASGKVDEMAAKIWLKHGEETLKSMTKWHFANTEKARKLLQKKKG
- a CDS encoding CvpA family protein, coding for MLDLFILAVFIISLIIGAKRGLIVQLINIASFLIALVVAIIYYKPLADKFVLWIPYPGFTEGSTMTLVLDSLDVDRTFYRVFAFALIFFAVKIALQILGSMFDFLTYLPVLSSVNYVLGAVLCFIEAYIILFIGLYVIALLPIESIQSIVDSSFLTGLILEHTPVITSIFQNWWYIYKN
- the polX gene encoding DNA polymerase/3'-5' exonuclease PolX; amino-acid sequence: MNKKIIIRTLEKIALYMELQAENPFKVSAFRKAAAALEADERSLSEIEDITAIKGIGKGTAAVILELVETGKSSTLKELEAIVPKGLVPLMKLPGLGGKKLAKLYQELTITDAESLKAACEAGKVRELAGFAAKTEEKILKELENFGTRKERLPIWQLEPAVLEINALLESIPEVEKFSVAGSFRRVAETSKDIDFIVATSAYEVVREAILTRLAILETIAAGDTKVSVVLDREEPISVDFRLVKREEYATALHHFTGSKDHNVRMRQLAKSMGKKISEYGVEQEDGSVVTFETEEQFFAHFDLPFIPPTVRESGKELDRLDELDGLVQLQDIVSDLHMHTTWSDGAHNVEEMGQALIAKGYTHAVITDHSQYLKVANGLTPERLAQQKLDIYAFNEKNPKFRLYHGTEMDILPDGTLDFDDDVLKELDFVIASIHSSFTQSQDKIMARLKTAVENPYVHMIAHPTGRIVGERGGYDPDVPLLIDWAAEHGKIVELNANPYRLDLCIEHLQLAMEKNVKVAINTDAHAIDQLRFMEIGVKYAQKAWLNKELIVNTWSKEQFEAFIKR
- the zapA gene encoding cell division protein ZapA, encoding MAEQEKNRISVEIYGHTYKMVGTESTGHMRLVASIVDDKMREISGLNPSLDSAKLAVLTAVNSVHDYLLLKEQYEQLEEQLKQLKG